A genomic window from Pyxicephalus adspersus chromosome 2, UCB_Pads_2.0, whole genome shotgun sequence includes:
- the LOC140324847 gene encoding protocadherin gamma-C5-like, whose protein sequence is VAFSFLLCSWGWVSGQLRYSVTEESDPGTIVGNIAQGLGLNLGDINRRSLSLGSGESRNLFAVDHIYGALSVNERIDRESLCGSSSSCLLHLEVVVENPSELFSLEIEVLDINDNTPFFSNTNQVIKITELVTIPGVRFQLELAKDFDVGKNGIRQYQLNSNPYFSLLTKNRKDGSPIAELVLDKSLDREENAEHTLILTAIDGGDQPRSGSTQISVIVLDINDNPPVFDQASYKISVLENIPLKTVILKLNGTDLDEGTNREIVYSFDYHTLDSTRKIFDINEYTGEVFVKGTVNFEDSDFYELFIKAEDQGSPKLEGHCVIHVDVQDVNDNTPEIIYTSKNSCVPENAPLGTVVGFITVKDRDSGKNGEVNLKISSDLPFKYQPMSNRYALVTSGHLDREKVSQYTITLIASDLGSPPLSSQATIFINISDVNDNTPAFLQSAYNAFISENNEPGRLLCSVSAGDPDEGDNAKLIYSIVESHIDGSPVSSFVYINSTLVIFMPSVPLIMNNSKFYRSQLEWKIVDPQSCFPMFQSSYLFRIQMTTIPLYYTQRTQGKSSHKRPFLDLHLLAI, encoded by the coding sequence GTAGCTTTTTCATTTCTCCTTTGTAGCTGGGGCTGGGTCTCTGGGCAGCTCCGTTATTCGGTTACAGAGGAGTCAGATCCAGGGACCATTGTAGGTAATATTGCTCAGGGTTTGGGCTTAAACCTGGGTGATATTAATAGAAGAAGCCTAAGTCTGGGATCCGGAGAAAGCAGGAATCTTTTTGCTGTAGATCATATATATGGAGCATTATCTGTGAATGAGAGGATTGATAGAGAGAGCTTGTGTGGATCAAGCAGCAGCTGTTTGCTGCATTTAGAGGTTGTAGTTGAAAATCCTTCAGAACTGTTCAGCCTGGAAATAGAGGTTTTAGATATAAATGATAATACTCCATTTTTCTCAAACACCAATCaagtaataaaaattacagaacTGGTAACAATTCCTGGAGTACGATTTCAGTTAGAGCTTGCAAAGGATTTTGATGTAGGTAAGAATGGTATTAGACAGTACCAGTTAAATTCAAATCCATATTTTTCCTTACTAACTAAGAATCGTAAGGATGGAAGCCCTATTGCAGAATTGGTATTGGATAAAAGTTTAGACCGAGAGGAAAATGCAGAACACACGTTGATCCTTACTGCCATAGATGGTGGAGATCAACCAAGATCAGGATCAACACAAATATCTGTTATTGTCTTAGATATTAATGATAATCCACCGGTGTTTGATCAGGCAAGCTATAAAATTAGTGTTttagaaaatatacctttaaaaacagttattttaaagctaaatggCACAGATCTGGATGAGGGTACAAACAGAGAAATTGTATATTCATTTGATTATCATACACTGGATTCTACAAGAAAAATATTTGACATAAATGAATATACAGGTGAAGTGTTTGTTAAAGGAACTGTAAATTTTGAAGATTCTGATTTTTATGAGCTATTTATAAAAGCAGAAGATCAAGGTTCTCCTAAACTAGAGGGGCACTGTGTTATTCATGTGGATGTGCAAGATGTTAATGATAACACTCCAGAAATTATATATACATCAAAAAATTCTTGCGTGCCTGAAAATGCCCCTTTAGGGACTGTTGTTGGTTTTATTACAGTTAAAGACAGGGATTCTGGTAAAAATGGagaagtaaatttaaaaatatcatcAGATTTACCATTTAAATACCAGCCCATGTCAAACCGTTATGCACTGGTTACCAGTGGACATCTGGACAGGGAGAAAGTCTCACAATATACTATTACACTGATCGCTTCTGATCTGGGCTCTCCACCTTTAAGCAGTCAGGCTACAATCTTCATTAATATTTCTGATGTTAATGATAATACTCCAGCATTTCTACAGTCTGCTTACAATGCCTTCATATCAGAAAACAATGAGCCTGGCAGACTGTTGTGTTCAGTATCTGCTGGAGATCCCGATGAGGGAGATAATGCAAAGCTCATTTATTCCATAGTTGAAAGTCACATAGATGGATCTCCGGTCTCTTCATTTGTCTACATTAACTCGACACTGGTAATATTTATGCCCAGCGTTCCTTTGATTATGAACAATTCCAAGTTCTACAGATCACAGCTAGAGTGGAAGATTGTGGATCCCCAAAGCTGTTTTCCAATGTTTCAGTCTTCTTATTTATTCAGGATACAAATGACAACTATCCCTCTATATTATACCCAGAGAACTCAGGGGAAGTCATCACACAAGAGACCATTCCTAGATCTGCATCTGCTGGCTATTTAG